GTCTATGGCGGACTTTGAACGCAACAAGGGGCGCCTGCTCCGTGTGACACGCTCGACGGGCAAGCCAGTGACTGGTGAACTTTTGAATGCCGACGAAGAAAATCTGACGCTCAAGCTCAAGGGCAATGCCGGCGAAATCGTCATACCGCGGTCCGAAGTGCTTTCGGCCAAGGTCGAAGTAGAAATTAAATAGGAAGGTCAACTATATGAAGAACGAACCGAAAGTAAACTTGCTCGACGTACTCAAGGAAGTCGTTGAAGACAAGAGTGTCGATGATTCCGTGATTTTGGACGCCCTCAAGAAGGCTCTTATTTCTGCGGCCCGCAAGTATCTGCACATCGAAAAGAAGATCAACGTCGATATCGACATGGAAACCAACGAAGTCCATGTGTTCTTGAACGTCGAAGTTGTCGATGACTATCCGGACTACGACCCGAACATGACTGCCGAAGAAGTTGCTGAAATGGACGAAGGCTATATGCTCGTCGATGAAGCTCGCGACTTCAACGAAGATGCTCAGGCAGGCGACAGCCTTTATATGGAACTCCCGACCTCCTCCTTTGGTCGTCAGGCTATCCAGACTGCAAAGCAGCTCTTGACCCAGCACATCCGCAGTGCCGAATGCCAGCGCATCATGGACATCTACCGCAGCCGCATCGGTACGATCATCAACGGTACGGTGCTCCGTTTGGAACAACGTAATGTTATCGTTGACCTTGGCAACAAGATTGAAGCTGAACTCCCGGCTCGCGAACAGATCCCGCACGAACGCTTGACTCAGGGCGCTTCTGTGAAGGCTGTGATTGCACGCGTGGAAGAATCTACGAAGAGCGGTGCTCAGGTTATTTTGTCTAGATCCAACGCTGACTTCCTCAAGGCTTTGCTCCGTCAGGAAGTTCCGGAAATCTACGAAGGCACTGTCGAAATCAAGGCTGTTGCCCGTGACTCCAAGAATCGCCGTGCAAAGATCGCTGTTTACTCTCGCGATGAGAAGATTGACCCGGTTGGCGCTTGCGTCGGCATGAAGGGTGCTCGCGTACAGACGATTGTCCGCGAACTTGGCAACGAACGTATCGACATCGTTCATTGGGACGAAAACTTCGACGTGTTCGTTCAGCGTTCCTTGGCTCCGGCATCTGTCCTCAAGATGTTCCCGGTTCCGGATACGGACCGTATCGTGATCATCGTGGATGACGAAAACCTCGCTCAGGCTATCGGTAAGGGTGGCCAGAACGTGGAACTCGCCGGCCGTTTGGTGGATCGCAAGCTTGACGTTCATGGAGAACAGGAATGGTCTCAGATGGACGAAGAAGCCAAGAACAACATCCTCGCTCCGAACTATGAGGATGAAAGAAGAATGAGAGCGAAGCGTATGGACGAAGACAGAAAGGCAAAGGCCGCAGCTGTCAAGAAGGACGTGAACGCTTAAAAACTTTTGCGCAGGGCAAATAGTTTAACGGAAGAATAAGAAAAGGAATTGAATAGGCTATTCATGACGAATGAATCTCAAATGAAACCTAAGGATTGGGCAGATGCTCATGGATTGAAGGTTGATGTGGTGATGAAGCTGCTCCGCGATGCAGGCGTTGCAGTTCGTACCCATATGTCCAAATTGGATATGGCAGACTTTGCTAAAATCGAGGATGCTGCCGCTGCCGAAAAACAGAAGCAGGATGCCCGCAACAAGAATCTCAAGAGGCCTACAGCTTCTGAATCTGATTCTTCCGCTTCCGCTCCTGCAAAGAAGAAGGAAACGTCGGTTGCGACGAACAGACTTGGCTTGAAGGTGAGCCTCAAGAAAGGCCCGGGCGCCCGCAAGGATGCTCCGAAGCCTGTCGCTAAACAGGATCCGAAGTCCCCGGTCGCAAAGCCCGCTGCTCCGGCTGCCGTAAAACCGGCCGCCCCGGCACCTGCACAAGTTGCTCCGAAGCCTGCCGCACCTGCTCCGGCTCAAGTCGCTCCTGCCGCTCCGGCACCGAAGCCGGCAGCACCTGCTCCCGCACCTGCCGCAGCACCTGCTGCTCCAGCCGCACCGGCTGTAAAGCCCGCCGCTCCTGCACCGGCCCCGGCACCTCAGGCAAAGCCTGCCGCCCCGGCGCCTGCACAAGCAGCTCCGAAGCCTGCTGCTCCTGCTCCGGCTGTAAAGCCTGCCGCTCCGGCCGTCGCAAAGCCCGCTGCTCCGCAGCCGACAATGATGTCTGCTACGACAGAACTCAAGCAGCCGCCGATGAAGGCTCAGGTCTTCAAGCCCGATGCTGCAATCCTTGCCCGTATCGAAAAGTCTCGCCAGCAGGCTCAGGCCGCTCGCAACAACCACCGTCCGAATGGTGGAAACCGCAATGGCGGCAATGGCCAGGGTTACACGGGTACGTTTGGCCGTCTCTCGAACAACGGCAATGGCGGTAACGATAACCGCAACAATAACAACAATAATCGTCGCCCGAACGGCGGTAACGCTAGCAGCAGTAGCCGCGGCTATACCGGTCGTAACGGTGGATTCTCCAGCGGTTCCATGCAGGAAGCTTTCAACGCTTCCAACAACAATAACCAGTCTCTCGGTCAGAACAACCAGAACGGCAAGGGCAATGGCAAGGGCCAGAACGGCCGCCATGGCAACGACAAGAACCGCCGTAGCAATACTAAGGACCGTCAGGAAATGCAGAGGGAACAGCAGCAGGAAGCCGTTCGTCAGAACGTCTCCCGCGTGATGGCATCCCTCTCCAAGAACCCGGTCAAGAAAGTTTATCACAAGGAACATTCCGAAAACAACTCGGGTGAAGAAAAGAAGATCCTCAAGACTTCTGACTTCATTACCGTGGGCGAACTCGCAGGCCTCATGGACCAGATGCCGGCACGCGTCATTGCAAAGTGCATGGAAATGGGCATGATGGTGACCATTAACGCTCGCCTTGATTTCGAAACGATCCAAATTTTGGCTGATGAATTCGGTTACGAAGCTCAGCTGATGGAAGAATACGAAGAAGAAGCTCTCGGCATCGAGGAAGAATCTCAGGAAAATCTCCAGCCGCGTCATCCGGTGGTTACCGTCATGGGCCACGTTGACCACGGTAAGACTTCTCTCCTCGACTGGATTCGTAAGACCCACGTGGTGTCCGGCGAATCGGGTGGCATTACGCAGCACATCGGTGCATACGAAGTCACCACCAAGCAGGGCAAGGTTACCTTCCTCGATACTCCGGGTCACGAAGCCTTCAGTGCTATGCGTGCTCGTGGTTCCCAGGTGACCGACGTTATCGTTCTCGTCGTGGCTGCTGACTCCATGGTGATGCCGCAGACGGTTGAATGTATTGAACTTGCCAAGCGCGAAAATGTGCCGATGGTCGTCGCCATTACAAAGATGGACCTTCCGACCGCAAACCCGGACAAGATTCGCGCCCAGCTCGCAGAACGCGGTGTGGAAGTCGAACAGTGGGGTGGTCAGACCAGCTGTATCGAAGTTTCTGCACGTACGGGTCAGGGCATGGATGTCCTCCTCGAAACGCTCGCTCTCGAAGCTGAAATTCTTGAACTCAAGGCCAATCCGGATACGCACGCCCGTGGTGCTGTCGTTGAATCCAAGCTCGACGTGGGTAAGGGTTCCATGGCTACGATCCTCGTGCAGAACGGTACGCTCCATGTGGGTGACCCGTTTGTTTGCGGTATCTACGCAGGTCGTGTCCGTGCCATGTTTAACGAACGCGGTGAACAGATGAAGGAAGCTCCTCCGTCTGCTCCGTGCCAGGTGCTCGGCTTTGACGGTACTCCGCAGGCCGGTGACGAACTTGTCGTGGTGGAAGACGAAAAGACCGCACGTGAAATTGCTTCCAAGCGCCGTATGGCCGCTCGTGAACGCGATCTCCGCGCCCGTAAGACGGTCTCTCTTGAAAACTCCTTCAACGCAAAGAAGGAAGGTACGCTCTCCGAACTCAACCTTATCGTCAAGGCCGACGTGGGTGGTTCTGCAGAAGCTTTGGCCGCTTCCCTCGAAAAGCTTACCAACAAGGAAGTCCGCGTCAACATCATCCGCAAGGGTGTGGGTACGATTACGGAATCCGATATCCTGTTTGCAACGACCGCACAGGCTATCATTATTTCCTTCCACCTTATGCCGTCTCTCGCTGTCCGCGAAATGGCCCAGAAGGAAGGCATCGAAATCCGCAACTACCGCGTGATTTACGACTGCATTGAAGATATCAAGAACGCTGTGGAAGGCCTCCTCAAGCCGATCATGCGCGAAGAACTCGTTGGCGAAGCCGAAATCCGCCAGGTGTTCAAGGTCCCGAAGGTTGGTCTCATCGCTGGCTGTATGGTTACCGACGGCGAAGTCGACCGCACGAGCCATGTCCGCGTTTACCGCAACGGTATCGAACTCGGTACGACCGTGGTCCAGTCCTTGAAGCGCATGAAGGACGACGTCAAGTCTGTCGCTCGTGGCTTTGAATGCGGTATCGGCCTCAAGGGTTACGACGATATCAAGGAAGGCGACAGCCTCATCTTCTTCAAGGAAGTCAAGGTCGCCCGTACGTTGGAAGACGTTGCCCGCGAAGAAGCTGAAGAAAAGGCAAAGAAGGCTGCTGAAGAAGCTGCCGCAGCGAAGGAAAACGCTTAATGACTCGTAGAACCGATAGATTAGGCGAGCAGTTCCGCGAAGAGATCTCCAAGCTCATCCAGAAGGGCTTGAAGGATCCGCGCGTGAGCACTCTCGCGAGCATTACCCGTGTGGACATTACCGAAGACCTGAGCTATGCAAAGGCCCTCGTCTCGGTGATGGGTTCCGATAAAGAAAAGCGCGATACGCTTGTCGGACTCAACAATTCCGCCGGCTTTATCCGTGGCGTCTTGGGCAAGGCCTTGAAGATTTTCAAGGTTCCGGAGCTCAAGTTCGTTCTTGACGAAAATCTCGAACATGCCATGCACATTGAAGAAATCCTTGCAGAACTGAAGCAGAAAGGGGAACTTTAATTGTCCTCTTCCGGCTTCGTCCTCTTGGACAAAATTGCAGGTGAAACATCTTTTAAGGCCCTTTTCCCTCTGAAAAGGGTCTTTTGTACTAAACGCGTGGGCCATGCAGGTACGCTCGATTTGCGTGCAAGCGGGCTCATTATTGCCGCTACGGGTCGTGCAACGCGCCTTTTGCCTTACATTGAGGCGAAGGACAAGTGCTATACGTTCAGGCTCCACCTTGGCTATGAAACCGATACCTTGGAATGGGACGGGGAAGTGGTTAAGGTAGACGACAAATGCGTGGGGCGAGAGTCGCAGCCATGCTTGCATGGATATGACCGAGCCCAGCATTTGGGACTTGAGCAAAGCGAAAGTCCAAAGACGAGAGACGAGAGTGGTTGTCATCCTGGAGCCGAAGGCGATAGGATCCAGTGCGGAGTGCCTTCGGTGACGCGCGCGGACCTCGAAGCTGTTCTCTCGCAGTTCATTGGCGACATTGACCAGGTTCCGCCCAATTACAGTGCTGTGAAAATCGATGGCCATCGCGCAAGCGACTTGGCGAATCGTGGTCGTGAAATTGAACTCAAGCCTCGCCGCATTCATATCGAATCGCTCAAAGTCGTGGACGAGGGCAAGGTTACGGAAGGCTGTACCGGCAAGTGCTTTGCCACGTTTGATTTGGAATGCAATTGCAGCAAGGGAACGTACATCCGTTCGCTCGGTCGTGATTTGGCTCGTGCGCTTGGTACGTGCGGCTGCGTCTCGATGATCCGTCGCCACCGCATTGGTGATGTGACTGTGGATCGCGCTGTTCGTGGGGACGCTCTCACGCCGGAACATTTGCTCCCTGTAGACCAGGTGCTTGATTTCCCGGTTGTCCGCTTGAATGACGACCAGGTGAAAGCAATTCGTTTAGGAAATTGGGTGCCGTGGCGCACTCCTGTTGAAAATTTAAGCACAACGCCTGGGGCGGAAAAGTTTGTCTTTACCGCCGATAAGGATGGCGCTGTGATTGGGCTTGGGGTTTATGACCCGGGCCGCATTTGCCCCAAGTTCTTTTTAGGTGATGATTAAAAAGGTGATTCCCGATCAAGTCGGGAATGACAGATAAGGTGATGATTAAATGAAACGCGCTGTGACAATGGGTAATTTTGATGGATGCCATTTGGGGCATCAGGCGCTTTTTCGCACGCTCAAGGCGGTTGCCGAAGTGAACCATTTGCAGCCAACGGTCATCAGCTTTGAACC
The DNA window shown above is from Fibrobacter sp. UWB16 and carries:
- the rbfA gene encoding 30S ribosome-binding factor RbfA codes for the protein MTRRTDRLGEQFREEISKLIQKGLKDPRVSTLASITRVDITEDLSYAKALVSVMGSDKEKRDTLVGLNNSAGFIRGVLGKALKIFKVPELKFVLDENLEHAMHIEEILAELKQKGEL
- a CDS encoding tRNA pseudouridine(55) synthase TruB, whose amino-acid sequence is MGHAGTLDLRASGLIIAATGRATRLLPYIEAKDKCYTFRLHLGYETDTLEWDGEVVKVDDKCVGRESQPCLHGYDRAQHLGLEQSESPKTRDESGCHPGAEGDRIQCGVPSVTRADLEAVLSQFIGDIDQVPPNYSAVKIDGHRASDLANRGREIELKPRRIHIESLKVVDEGKVTEGCTGKCFATFDLECNCSKGTYIRSLGRDLARALGTCGCVSMIRRHRIGDVTVDRAVRGDALTPEHLLPVDQVLDFPVVRLNDDQVKAIRLGNWVPWRTPVENLSTTPGAEKFVFTADKDGAVIGLGVYDPGRICPKFFLGDD
- the infB gene encoding translation initiation factor IF-2, with protein sequence MKPKDWADAHGLKVDVVMKLLRDAGVAVRTHMSKLDMADFAKIEDAAAAEKQKQDARNKNLKRPTASESDSSASAPAKKKETSVATNRLGLKVSLKKGPGARKDAPKPVAKQDPKSPVAKPAAPAAVKPAAPAPAQVAPKPAAPAPAQVAPAAPAPKPAAPAPAPAAAPAAPAAPAVKPAAPAPAPAPQAKPAAPAPAQAAPKPAAPAPAVKPAAPAVAKPAAPQPTMMSATTELKQPPMKAQVFKPDAAILARIEKSRQQAQAARNNHRPNGGNRNGGNGQGYTGTFGRLSNNGNGGNDNRNNNNNNRRPNGGNASSSSRGYTGRNGGFSSGSMQEAFNASNNNNQSLGQNNQNGKGNGKGQNGRHGNDKNRRSNTKDRQEMQREQQQEAVRQNVSRVMASLSKNPVKKVYHKEHSENNSGEEKKILKTSDFITVGELAGLMDQMPARVIAKCMEMGMMVTINARLDFETIQILADEFGYEAQLMEEYEEEALGIEEESQENLQPRHPVVTVMGHVDHGKTSLLDWIRKTHVVSGESGGITQHIGAYEVTTKQGKVTFLDTPGHEAFSAMRARGSQVTDVIVLVVAADSMVMPQTVECIELAKRENVPMVVAITKMDLPTANPDKIRAQLAERGVEVEQWGGQTSCIEVSARTGQGMDVLLETLALEAEILELKANPDTHARGAVVESKLDVGKGSMATILVQNGTLHVGDPFVCGIYAGRVRAMFNERGEQMKEAPPSAPCQVLGFDGTPQAGDELVVVEDEKTAREIASKRRMAARERDLRARKTVSLENSFNAKKEGTLSELNLIVKADVGGSAEALAASLEKLTNKEVRVNIIRKGVGTITESDILFATTAQAIIISFHLMPSLAVREMAQKEGIEIRNYRVIYDCIEDIKNAVEGLLKPIMREELVGEAEIRQVFKVPKVGLIAGCMVTDGEVDRTSHVRVYRNGIELGTTVVQSLKRMKDDVKSVARGFECGIGLKGYDDIKEGDSLIFFKEVKVARTLEDVAREEAEEKAKKAAEEAAAAKENA
- the nusA gene encoding transcription termination factor NusA, whose amino-acid sequence is MKNEPKVNLLDVLKEVVEDKSVDDSVILDALKKALISAARKYLHIEKKINVDIDMETNEVHVFLNVEVVDDYPDYDPNMTAEEVAEMDEGYMLVDEARDFNEDAQAGDSLYMELPTSSFGRQAIQTAKQLLTQHIRSAECQRIMDIYRSRIGTIINGTVLRLEQRNVIVDLGNKIEAELPAREQIPHERLTQGASVKAVIARVEESTKSGAQVILSRSNADFLKALLRQEVPEIYEGTVEIKAVARDSKNRRAKIAVYSRDEKIDPVGACVGMKGARVQTIVRELGNERIDIVHWDENFDVFVQRSLAPASVLKMFPVPDTDRIVIIVDDENLAQAIGKGGQNVELAGRLVDRKLDVHGEQEWSQMDEEAKNNILAPNYEDERRMRAKRMDEDRKAKAAAVKKDVNA